A single genomic interval of uncultured Sphaerochaeta sp. harbors:
- a CDS encoding dihydroorotate dehydrogenase-like protein, with translation MADLSTSYLGLQLKNPLIAGSSPLTSSLDNLKRCEDAGLSAVVLKSIFEEQIELDSESAVDESDAYLTHADAYGFMKHASMEQQIDAYLSLLEDAKQALDIPVIASINCKQNGSWIEYAKRFVACGADAIELNHYVVAADVEVEGATLEKEYLSLVKSARKQLKLPISLKMGPAFSSLANMLRRFDELSIDGVVLFNRFYSPDIDINKLALVPAQMISSKDEYALSLRWTALMSDEIRYDICAATGIHSGSTVVKQLLAGAKAVQLCSVLLKQGLSSVSKIEKELSDWMDSHAYSSISDFNGKLAQERMADPAKWERVQYMKSILEAQKG, from the coding sequence ATGGCAGACCTGTCTACATCATATCTTGGATTGCAATTAAAAAACCCCTTGATCGCAGGGAGTAGTCCCCTTACATCATCATTGGATAACCTGAAACGTTGTGAAGATGCAGGATTATCTGCTGTGGTACTGAAATCCATCTTTGAAGAACAGATTGAATTGGACAGTGAGTCAGCTGTGGATGAGTCAGATGCGTATCTCACTCACGCAGATGCCTATGGATTCATGAAACATGCAAGCATGGAACAGCAAATCGATGCATACCTGTCCTTGCTCGAGGATGCCAAACAGGCGTTGGATATTCCCGTTATTGCCAGTATTAACTGCAAGCAGAATGGTAGCTGGATTGAATATGCAAAACGCTTTGTAGCCTGCGGTGCTGATGCAATCGAGTTGAACCACTACGTGGTGGCGGCAGATGTTGAGGTGGAAGGAGCAACCCTTGAGAAGGAGTATCTCTCCCTCGTAAAGAGTGCCAGAAAGCAGCTCAAGCTTCCCATCAGTCTGAAAATGGGGCCAGCTTTCTCTTCTTTGGCAAATATGCTCAGACGGTTTGACGAACTCTCCATTGATGGAGTGGTGCTGTTCAACCGTTTCTATAGCCCTGATATTGATATCAACAAACTTGCTTTGGTTCCTGCACAGATGATAAGCAGCAAGGATGAATACGCCTTAAGTCTTCGTTGGACTGCACTGATGAGTGATGAAATCCGTTATGATATTTGTGCTGCTACCGGTATTCACAGTGGAAGCACTGTGGTAAAGCAGTTGCTTGCCGGAGCGAAGGCCGTCCAGTTGTGCTCCGTTTTGCTTAAGCAAGGACTCTCTTCTGTATCAAAGATTGAGAAGGAGCTCTCCGACTGGATGGATTCACACGCATACTCCAGTATCTCTGACTTCAATGGCAAGTTGGCCCAGGAAAGGATGGCTGACCCAGCTAAATGGGAACGAGTCCAGTACATGAAGTCAATTCTGGAAGCTCAAAAGGGTTGA
- a CDS encoding Lrp/AsnC family transcriptional regulator, translating into MKVKMDETNKAIIRQLRDGRKPFSAIAEELSITENTVRARVNKLIEEGVLEISGLVNPEVIPGLQVVMMGVKLKTLDLERKAKEFSSLRGIISASVVTGRYDLIVHLVLSEEEGLSLLDFFKTELDKISEISEVETFVVYQSHNLRIPYIL; encoded by the coding sequence ATGAAAGTGAAAATGGATGAAACGAACAAAGCGATAATCCGACAGTTGCGTGATGGCAGAAAGCCTTTCAGTGCTATTGCTGAAGAGCTGAGCATCACGGAAAATACCGTTCGCGCCCGCGTCAATAAGTTGATTGAGGAGGGTGTGCTGGAGATTTCCGGACTGGTGAATCCGGAAGTAATACCTGGATTGCAGGTGGTCATGATGGGGGTAAAGCTAAAAACCCTTGACCTGGAGAGGAAAGCTAAAGAATTTTCCAGCCTCCGGGGGATTATCTCTGCTTCAGTGGTTACCGGTCGCTATGATCTGATCGTCCATTTGGTTCTGAGTGAGGAAGAGGGGTTGAGTCTCCTGGATTTCTTCAAGACAGAACTTGATAAGATTTCCGAGATTTCTGAAGTGGAAACCTTTGTGGTCTATCAATCACATAATCTGAGAATTCCTTATATTCTCTAG
- the serC gene encoding 3-phosphoserine/phosphohydroxythreonine transaminase, which produces MERKKNYFAGPSVMPVEVLEKLKEDMVDFKGQGLSMIEASHRGGMFEEMYDQCLGLFRELLGISDEYDVYFLGGGATLQFTMIPMNFLRPGTVADYIRSGTWSNKAADDAEKLGKVNYYYDGKANSYSSLPDPKTVKPSKDSSYLYLCSNETIGGIEWQDFPDTGSVPLIGDMSSDIFSRPIPVDKFSMIYGGVQKNLGPAGATFVIMRKSLLEKQNSNLTAYMDYKLHSKNKGLYNTPPVFSIWAVKLVLEWIKANGGTEGMLKRAQEKSSIIYDTIDNSSFFRSPVDAAYRSRMNIVFRLPSEELEAKFIEESKKADMLGLKGHRSVGGLRASIYNALPVEDVEALAQFMKEFERKNG; this is translated from the coding sequence ATGGAACGGAAGAAAAATTATTTTGCAGGTCCCTCGGTAATGCCGGTAGAGGTACTGGAGAAACTCAAGGAAGATATGGTTGACTTCAAGGGACAAGGGTTGTCCATGATCGAGGCCAGTCACCGTGGCGGCATGTTTGAAGAGATGTATGACCAGTGTCTTGGTCTCTTCAGGGAGTTGCTGGGTATCAGCGATGAGTATGATGTCTATTTCCTTGGTGGTGGAGCAACCTTGCAGTTCACCATGATCCCTATGAACTTCCTGCGCCCTGGTACTGTTGCTGATTATATCCGAAGCGGTACCTGGTCAAACAAGGCTGCAGATGATGCTGAGAAACTGGGGAAGGTCAACTACTACTATGATGGAAAGGCGAACAGCTATTCCAGCCTTCCCGACCCCAAGACCGTCAAGCCAAGCAAGGATTCCAGTTACCTCTATCTCTGTTCCAATGAGACAATCGGGGGTATTGAATGGCAGGACTTCCCGGATACCGGCTCCGTTCCCTTGATCGGTGACATGTCCAGTGATATCTTCAGCCGTCCCATTCCAGTGGATAAGTTCTCCATGATCTATGGTGGGGTACAGAAGAATCTTGGACCTGCAGGTGCAACCTTTGTAATTATGAGGAAGTCCCTGCTTGAGAAGCAGAACTCCAATCTTACCGCATATATGGACTACAAGCTGCATAGCAAGAACAAGGGGTTGTACAATACTCCTCCCGTATTCTCCATCTGGGCAGTGAAGCTGGTCCTTGAGTGGATCAAGGCAAATGGTGGAACTGAAGGTATGTTGAAGCGTGCCCAGGAGAAGAGCAGTATCATCTATGATACCATCGACAACTCCTCCTTCTTCCGTAGCCCTGTTGATGCTGCATATCGTTCCAGGATGAATATTGTATTCCGCCTTCCCAGTGAAGAGCTGGAAGCAAAGTTTATCGAGGAGTCAAAGAAGGCTGACATGCTTGGTCTCAAGGGACACCGTTCAGTTGGTGGACTGAGGGCAAGTATTTACAATGCACTCCCTGTTGAAGATGTTGAGGCACTTGCTCAGTTCATGAAGGAATTCGAAAGGAAAAACGGGTGA
- a CDS encoding NAD(P)-dependent oxidoreductase, with the protein MLILISDAFDDVLAGKLTAFGEVTTDKSRLGEASVVLVRSKTKCTKDYIDQAPNLKVIIRGGVGIDNIDKAYAESKGIVVRNTPKSSAIAVAELAFALMLSTPCNLVTYHNGMKSGQWLKNMKRTELYGKTLCLFGIGNIARKVAERAKAFGMNVVAYDKYVKTSDAADMKETPEEAVKDADYISLHLPLTDETQCMVGKKLISHCSKKPVIINTGRARCVQEDEMVSMLEDGSVSWYCTDVWPTDPPSEDYPILKAERVTLTPHVGANSVENLARIGDEAYEILEGLKKEGVI; encoded by the coding sequence ATGCTAATTCTCATTTCTGACGCCTTTGATGATGTGCTGGCAGGAAAACTGACCGCATTCGGAGAGGTCACCACAGACAAGAGTCGCCTTGGTGAGGCGAGTGTTGTTCTGGTACGGAGCAAGACCAAATGTACCAAGGACTATATTGATCAGGCACCTAACCTGAAGGTAATCATCCGCGGAGGTGTTGGTATCGACAACATCGACAAGGCATATGCAGAGAGTAAAGGCATTGTGGTTCGCAATACCCCTAAATCATCAGCAATCGCAGTAGCCGAGCTGGCTTTCGCTCTTATGCTCAGTACCCCGTGTAATCTGGTAACCTATCATAACGGGATGAAGAGTGGGCAGTGGCTCAAGAATATGAAGAGAACTGAACTCTACGGAAAGACGCTCTGCCTCTTTGGCATTGGGAATATTGCTCGCAAAGTAGCTGAGCGTGCAAAAGCATTTGGCATGAACGTGGTAGCGTATGATAAATATGTGAAGACCAGTGATGCTGCCGATATGAAAGAGACTCCCGAAGAAGCGGTGAAGGATGCTGACTATATCTCCTTGCACCTTCCCCTTACTGATGAGACCCAGTGCATGGTCGGCAAAAAACTGATTTCCCATTGTTCCAAGAAGCCAGTCATCATCAATACAGGACGTGCTCGTTGTGTCCAGGAAGATGAGATGGTATCGATGCTTGAAGATGGATCGGTCAGCTGGTACTGCACTGATGTCTGGCCAACAGATCCTCCTTCCGAGGATTATCCCATTCTTAAGGCAGAGCGTGTAACGCTTACCCCGCATGTAGGGGCAAATAGTGTGGAGAATCTTGCACGTATCGGTGATGAAGCCTATGAAATTCTCGAAGGATTGAAGAAGGAAGGAGTAATCTGA
- the rpsU gene encoding 30S ribosomal protein S21, whose protein sequence is MAFVKVDDNEPLEKSIKRFKRMVEKEGIIREWKKREYFEKPSTILNRKKKALARKQMKKVRKLHGSKNY, encoded by the coding sequence ATGGCATTTGTAAAAGTAGATGACAATGAACCTCTTGAGAAGTCTATCAAGCGTTTTAAGCGCATGGTTGAGAAAGAGGGGATTATCCGCGAATGGAAAAAGCGGGAGTACTTTGAGAAGCCCTCCACCATCCTCAACAGGAAGAAGAAAGCGCTTGCACGCAAGCAGATGAAGAAGGTGCGGAAACTGCACGGCTCAAAGAACTACTAA
- the recJ gene encoding single-stranded-DNA-specific exonuclease RecJ, with protein MVWKKSPVSSQDIRRLHEQYGLDVISSSILARRGLTSREQIKFYLESELSYLHNPFLFDDMEEVVDRINQAVTEGEKVCVFGDRDVDGITSTALLVQELRSLSLEVSYKLPDGDEPYGLTMEGVDLVAAQNVTLIITVDCGISNFDEIAYAHSLGIDTIVLDHHISGDSLPPALAIIDPKVPGCGYPFEHLAGCGVVAKVIWALRFSKTDFYREECILLHAQPGHDTVIIQAMRIENLLVVDRVIEEINPGLIDVSKSKALEFLSAGLPILVVDAAAELAQLRQAFGKKIDIHLVDMRSEMEAVLPVVKGKGLFALSNISRAVRYSPHGKDELQVLYTLFIAYCMKRYPSLDAEYESVLDLVAIGTVADLMPMENENRILVKRGLKVLAKGRRQSLLPLFSMQNLMGKQLSTSDISWQISPVINASGRMGKPTVALEMLLAGDLYEAESLAGELIKLNKERQKLGEDAWDRMKESAQDSFEESGSKLVVVEDSTLSRGITGLMASRLLRQYNAPAIVLATVDESRVSASMRSPVHFDAREFLSRFSDLFLDFGGHTCAGGFSMDVEHLAEFKKRVADEIDTMDCMVDDAEDELVIDVTLPDTYMTPGIIKVVEFFEPYGEKNPPLVLMMEGAQIEDIQFMNNKGGSVQHVKLTIAFGQYKWPALFWRAGDRVGTDFDKGDRVNVAFRLGRNYFRNQESLQLTIMDLKRAE; from the coding sequence ATGGTTTGGAAAAAATCTCCCGTATCGTCCCAGGACATCCGCCGTCTGCATGAACAGTACGGCTTGGATGTCATCAGTTCCTCAATACTTGCAAGAAGAGGCTTAACCAGTCGAGAACAGATCAAATTTTATCTGGAGAGCGAGCTCTCCTATCTCCATAACCCGTTCCTTTTTGATGATATGGAAGAAGTGGTTGACCGCATCAATCAAGCAGTCACAGAAGGGGAGAAGGTCTGTGTATTCGGGGACCGTGATGTAGACGGTATTACGAGTACTGCCTTGTTGGTACAGGAACTGCGATCCTTGTCACTGGAAGTCAGCTATAAGCTTCCTGATGGTGATGAGCCGTATGGGCTTACCATGGAGGGAGTCGACCTGGTTGCGGCCCAGAATGTTACCCTGATCATCACGGTTGACTGTGGAATCTCGAACTTTGATGAGATTGCCTATGCACACAGCCTTGGCATCGATACGATTGTCCTTGATCACCACATCAGTGGAGACAGCTTGCCCCCTGCATTGGCCATCATCGACCCAAAGGTGCCCGGATGCGGGTACCCTTTCGAACATCTTGCCGGATGCGGAGTTGTGGCCAAGGTGATTTGGGCACTGAGATTCAGTAAAACGGATTTCTATCGGGAGGAGTGCATCCTGCTGCATGCACAACCCGGTCATGATACGGTTATTATACAGGCTATGAGGATTGAGAACCTTTTGGTTGTTGATCGTGTCATCGAGGAGATAAACCCAGGTCTTATCGATGTAAGCAAGAGCAAGGCACTGGAGTTTCTCTCTGCAGGGCTTCCAATCCTGGTGGTTGATGCAGCCGCTGAGCTTGCCCAATTGCGGCAAGCTTTCGGCAAGAAGATCGATATTCATCTTGTTGATATGCGAAGCGAAATGGAAGCGGTCCTCCCCGTGGTGAAGGGGAAGGGCTTATTTGCCCTCTCCAATATCAGCAGGGCAGTACGCTATTCCCCCCATGGGAAGGATGAGCTACAGGTCCTGTATACCTTGTTCATTGCCTATTGCATGAAGCGGTATCCTTCCCTCGATGCTGAGTATGAATCAGTGCTTGATCTGGTTGCCATTGGTACGGTTGCTGACTTGATGCCAATGGAAAACGAGAACCGAATCCTGGTAAAACGCGGACTCAAGGTGCTTGCGAAAGGGCGCAGGCAGAGTCTGCTTCCACTATTCTCGATGCAGAACCTGATGGGAAAACAGCTCTCAACCAGTGATATCTCCTGGCAGATCAGTCCAGTCATCAATGCCTCCGGGCGTATGGGAAAACCGACGGTAGCCTTGGAAATGTTGCTCGCAGGGGATTTGTATGAGGCAGAGTCCCTTGCAGGGGAGTTGATCAAACTGAACAAGGAACGGCAGAAGCTCGGGGAAGATGCGTGGGACCGGATGAAGGAAAGTGCCCAAGACAGCTTTGAAGAATCGGGAAGCAAGCTTGTTGTTGTAGAGGATAGTACGCTCTCTCGGGGAATTACCGGTTTGATGGCAAGCCGATTGCTGAGACAGTACAACGCTCCTGCCATCGTTCTTGCAACTGTGGATGAGAGCAGAGTCTCTGCTTCCATGAGAAGCCCTGTGCATTTTGATGCAAGGGAGTTCCTCTCTCGTTTCAGTGATCTCTTCCTTGACTTCGGTGGGCATACCTGTGCCGGTGGGTTTTCAATGGATGTTGAACACCTTGCTGAATTCAAGAAGCGTGTTGCTGATGAGATAGATACGATGGATTGCATGGTTGATGATGCAGAGGATGAGCTTGTCATCGATGTAACGCTTCCTGATACCTATATGACCCCTGGTATTATCAAGGTGGTGGAGTTCTTTGAGCCCTACGGGGAGAAGAACCCTCCACTGGTGTTGATGATGGAAGGAGCCCAGATCGAAGATATCCAGTTCATGAACAACAAAGGGGGTAGTGTCCAACATGTCAAATTGACCATTGCCTTCGGTCAGTATAAGTGGCCGGCGTTGTTCTGGCGTGCGGGAGATCGTGTAGGTACGGATTTTGACAAGGGAGACCGAGTCAATGTGGCGTTTCGATTGGGAAGGAATTATTTCCGCAACCAGGAAAGCCTGCAACTGACCATCATGGACCTCAAGAGAGCTGAATAA
- the recO gene encoding DNA repair protein RecO: MERNVSSLAIVLHSQRYGQLNRRLKLLTVDFGIIDVLSYGAQKSLKSVKAEVFTDGQFFLYYNPVKKDYTLKDVTVLATHDELRESLHPTYAALFFCELLLQVHGGESTDEYRLLSQALDHLSSMPEKTDLVIIQFVHQLSDLVGLRTDYSRCPLCDRPYGRDEMVSFSSTLLAHCCEACASLDADLLLPPGARRYLEVTSSMDFEQSLQVPLSAAATLRIKRYLLRYAQMIGQRMLKTLSSPILWEATSL, from the coding sequence ATGGAGCGTAACGTATCGTCTTTGGCCATCGTATTGCATAGTCAACGGTACGGCCAACTGAACAGGCGGCTGAAGTTGCTCACGGTGGACTTTGGCATTATCGATGTGTTGAGTTATGGAGCCCAAAAGTCTCTCAAGTCGGTCAAGGCTGAAGTTTTTACCGATGGGCAGTTCTTTTTGTACTACAATCCAGTCAAGAAGGATTATACACTCAAGGATGTTACGGTGCTTGCTACCCATGATGAACTCAGGGAGTCCTTGCATCCGACCTATGCAGCCCTGTTTTTCTGTGAACTGCTTCTTCAGGTGCATGGCGGGGAAAGCACCGATGAATATCGATTACTGTCCCAGGCACTGGACCATCTGAGCAGTATGCCAGAGAAGACCGACCTGGTCATCATCCAGTTTGTGCATCAGTTGAGTGACCTGGTTGGGTTGCGTACAGACTATTCTCGATGTCCTCTCTGTGATCGACCCTATGGGAGGGACGAGATGGTGAGCTTTTCCTCGACCCTGCTTGCCCACTGCTGTGAAGCATGTGCCAGCCTCGATGCAGATCTCTTACTCCCTCCTGGAGCCCGCAGGTATCTTGAGGTGACATCCTCCATGGACTTCGAGCAGAGTCTTCAGGTTCCTCTCAGCGCTGCTGCCACACTGAGGATCAAGCGGTATCTTTTGCGATACGCGCAGATGATAGGCCAGCGGATGCTCAAAACTCTCTCTTCTCCCATTTTGTGGGAGGCGACGAGTCTGTAA
- a CDS encoding DUF4105 domain-containing protein — MKRIILILMLLVLLSPIMALSIHPREIEQPFDSVKELSVVDFSRELAPNQEAWIDQTKIHLLTIGPGDPLYAWFGHSALVISQPSGGKVMYDWGIFDPDQPHFYLNFAMGRMYYYVVASEATWRIQDAIDEIRDVKLIELSFPKEAKFALISFLQKNILSEYSTYLYHFYDDNCSTRIRDIINAATGGEFQRWAESESAGTTLRNSAMQNMIHSPLIFWALDFLQGKNIDKRLNRYDEMYLPEALHQSVLDFTYSDGTKLAKSEDILQDTKELGVRFTVPEEPVTYDWAYGLSGLVMGVFLLATGRKHPRLKGLLLSLILLVLAVLGSLLLFMMSFSDMDMTYYNLNIIFVNPLLFIPAFTLLFQKKETSRILSFSVLVMVILLLGRLILPGLFVQDNLRIILLLLPAFYSGSTFQGRRNRIKR, encoded by the coding sequence GTGAAACGAATCATCCTCATCCTCATGCTCCTGGTGTTGCTCTCCCCGATCATGGCTCTGAGCATTCACCCACGAGAAATCGAGCAACCCTTTGACAGCGTCAAAGAGTTGTCTGTTGTCGATTTTTCCCGTGAACTTGCACCAAACCAGGAAGCGTGGATCGACCAGACAAAGATCCACTTACTCACCATTGGCCCCGGTGACCCCTTGTACGCATGGTTCGGGCATAGTGCACTGGTCATATCACAGCCTTCAGGGGGAAAGGTCATGTATGATTGGGGTATCTTTGATCCTGACCAACCACACTTCTACCTCAACTTTGCGATGGGGAGAATGTACTACTACGTTGTGGCAAGCGAAGCTACCTGGAGAATCCAGGACGCGATTGATGAGATTAGAGATGTCAAGCTGATTGAACTCTCCTTCCCCAAGGAGGCAAAGTTTGCCCTTATCTCCTTCTTACAGAAAAACATCCTGAGTGAATATTCAACCTATTTGTACCATTTTTATGATGATAACTGTTCCACTCGTATCCGTGACATCATCAATGCAGCAACCGGGGGAGAATTCCAGCGGTGGGCCGAGAGTGAATCAGCAGGAACCACGCTGAGAAATTCAGCAATGCAGAATATGATCCATAGCCCTTTGATCTTTTGGGCCCTCGATTTCTTGCAAGGTAAGAATATTGATAAGAGATTGAATCGCTACGATGAGATGTACCTGCCCGAGGCACTCCATCAGTCGGTGCTTGACTTCACCTACAGCGATGGTACGAAGCTTGCCAAATCTGAGGATATCCTGCAGGACACGAAAGAGCTTGGAGTGAGATTCACCGTACCGGAAGAACCAGTTACCTATGACTGGGCATATGGGCTCAGCGGACTTGTCATGGGGGTGTTTCTCTTGGCGACCGGAAGAAAGCATCCCAGACTAAAAGGATTACTATTATCACTTATACTACTGGTCTTGGCAGTCTTGGGCTCATTGTTGCTCTTCATGATGAGTTTCTCTGATATGGACATGACCTACTACAACCTGAACATCATCTTTGTCAATCCACTGCTTTTCATACCCGCTTTCACCCTGCTTTTTCAAAAAAAAGAGACCTCAAGGATACTCTCCTTTTCGGTCTTGGTTATGGTGATTCTCTTGCTGGGAAGGCTCATCCTTCCCGGACTCTTCGTGCAGGATAATCTGAGAATCATCCTTTTATTACTACCAGCCTTCTATTCAGGGTCGACTTTTCAGGGCAGACGAAACCGTATAAAAAGGTAG